The following coding sequences are from one Deltaproteobacteria bacterium window:
- a CDS encoding ATP-binding cassette domain-containing protein, with protein MGIIALNDISVSFGGPLLLDGATLQIDAGERIGLSGRNGAGKSTLLRLIRGDIVPDQGAIIRAVNLRVAMLPQEVPDDLPGTVYDVVASGSQEHLDLLREYRTLTNQMTQTSDVGLLKKLAEIQHRLETSGAWRYHQRVEAVMARTELDANALFQFLSAGLKRRVFLAKALVNEPDLLLLDEPTNHLDINAILWLEDFLLKYDGTIIFVTHDRAFLQKLATRIVEIDRGHLLSFACDYATYLERRQAMLEAEEKQRHDFDKKLNQEEAWIRRGVKARRTRDEGRVRALLQMRKERAGRRDQDGSVRLVIQQAERSGKLVADVEEISFSYDDRKIVAQFSTNIIRGDRVGIIGPNGSGKTTLIKLLLGELAPQQGNIRLGARLNIAYFDQLRNKLDEKLTIKENIAGDSDQVFVGGTPRHVIAYLKDFLFSPAQIMATVKSLSGGERNRLLLAKLFSVPSNVLVLDEPTNDLDAETMELLEDRLLEYGGTVLLVSHDRAFLNNMVTSTIVFEGEGRLQEYVGGYDDWLRQRSAAAWPSQTSLKPGSKKQPRPPREKRKLSYKETHELEGLPQKIAALEKDIQNLTATLNSPDFYVKNDVLKIKAANEQLAALTRELDETYRRWGDLEELAAKFDR; from the coding sequence ATGGGAATAATCGCGCTCAATGATATTTCGGTAAGCTTTGGCGGGCCGCTGCTTTTAGACGGCGCTACCCTGCAGATTGATGCCGGCGAGCGAATCGGGCTGTCAGGCCGCAACGGCGCCGGTAAATCCACGCTCCTGAGGCTGATCCGCGGCGATATCGTTCCCGATCAGGGCGCGATCATCAGGGCCGTCAATCTCCGCGTCGCCATGCTGCCCCAAGAGGTCCCCGACGACCTGCCCGGAACGGTCTATGATGTAGTGGCCTCGGGCAGTCAGGAGCATCTGGATCTGCTCCGGGAATACCGCACCCTGACCAACCAGATGACCCAGACAAGCGATGTCGGCCTGCTCAAAAAGCTCGCCGAGATTCAACACCGGCTGGAGACATCCGGCGCCTGGCGCTACCACCAGCGGGTCGAGGCGGTAATGGCAAGGACGGAACTGGATGCCAACGCCCTCTTCCAATTCCTGTCGGCCGGATTGAAGCGCCGCGTTTTTCTGGCCAAGGCGCTCGTCAACGAACCGGACCTCCTGCTGTTGGATGAGCCAACGAATCACCTCGATATCAATGCTATTTTATGGCTTGAAGACTTTCTGCTGAAGTATGACGGGACAATCATCTTCGTAACCCATGACCGGGCCTTTCTCCAGAAATTGGCCACCCGCATCGTGGAGATTGACCGGGGCCACCTGCTGTCCTTTGCCTGCGATTACGCTACATACTTAGAACGCCGCCAGGCCATGCTGGAGGCGGAAGAAAAGCAGCGGCACGATTTCGATAAAAAGCTGAATCAGGAGGAGGCCTGGATCAGGCGCGGCGTCAAGGCCCGCCGTACCCGGGATGAAGGTCGCGTGCGGGCTCTCCTGCAGATGCGTAAAGAACGGGCCGGCCGGAGGGACCAGGATGGCAGCGTCAGACTGGTAATCCAACAAGCCGAGCGTAGTGGCAAGCTCGTTGCGGACGTCGAAGAAATCAGCTTCTCCTATGACGACCGTAAGATCGTTGCTCAGTTCTCCACCAACATCATCCGGGGGGACCGGGTAGGGATAATTGGCCCCAACGGTTCGGGCAAAACCACCCTTATCAAGCTTCTGCTCGGCGAGCTGGCGCCACAGCAGGGCAATATCCGCTTAGGCGCCCGCCTCAATATCGCCTACTTCGATCAACTGCGGAACAAACTTGATGAGAAGCTGACCATAAAAGAGAATATCGCCGGCGACAGCGACCAGGTCTTTGTCGGCGGCACACCGCGCCATGTCATCGCCTACCTCAAGGATTTTCTCTTCTCGCCCGCTCAGATCATGGCCACCGTCAAGAGCCTCTCGGGCGGCGAACGCAACCGCCTGCTTTTGGCGAAGCTCTTCAGCGTCCCCTCGAATGTCCTGGTTCTGGATGAGCCTACCAACGACCTCGATGCCGAAACCATGGAACTGCTGGAAGACAGGCTCCTGGAATACGGCGGCACCGTCCTTTTGGTCAGTCACGACCGGGCCTTTCTCAATAACATGGTCACCTCGACGATTGTCTTTGAGGGCGAGGGCCGTCTTCAGGAATACGTGGGCGGCTACGACGACTGGCTCCGCCAGCGGTCCGCCGCAGCCTGGCCATCCCAGACCTCGCTGAAACCGGGGAGTAAAAAACAACCCCGACCACCCCGGGAGAAGCGCAAACTTTCCTATAAGGAGACGCACGAACTGGAAGGGTTGCCACAGAAAATAGCCGCGTTGGAAAAGGACATCCAGAACCTGACGGCCACCTTAAATTCCCCTGATTTCTACGTCAAGAATGACGTCCTGAAAATAAAGGCCGCCAATGAACAATTAGCAGCGTTGACAAGGGAGCTCGATGAGACCTACCGGCGCTGGGGTGATCTGGAGGAACTGGCCGCGAAATTTGACCGTTAG
- a CDS encoding PaaI family thioesterase — MKGVLPVYKDSFFCGFNREDGLRLRMMYEPGLVYCDVNLDNRFEGYTDVLHGGMIFGILDVIIWYVIFMETKKISMTRQTKMEFFKPVMCGSPYIAKGRFLRIEDRDIHATAWLENDQGEVCARIDALFREAKDLPIEHFINKFDFSHASPEIKEYFLSLFG; from the coding sequence ATGAAAGGTGTGCTTCCGGTTTATAAGGATTCGTTCTTTTGCGGATTTAACAGGGAAGACGGATTAAGGCTTCGGATGATGTATGAACCCGGGCTGGTCTATTGTGATGTGAACCTCGACAACCGCTTTGAGGGTTATACGGATGTTTTGCACGGTGGGATGATTTTCGGCATTCTGGATGTCATTATCTGGTATGTAATCTTTATGGAAACGAAAAAGATCAGCATGACAAGACAAACTAAGATGGAATTTTTTAAACCTGTAATGTGCGGCAGTCCTTACATTGCCAAGGGCCGGTTTCTAAGAATTGAGGACAGGGATATCCATGCAACGGCATGGCTGGAAAACGATCAGGGCGAGGTTTGTGCCAGGATAGACGCCCTCTTCAGAGAGGCTAAAGATTTACCTATAGAACATTTCATCAATAAATTTGACTTCAGCCACGCATCGCCGGAGATTAAGGAATATTTTCTGTCACTATTCGGATAA
- a CDS encoding BrnT family toxin, translating into MEFEFNPIKSNSNKEKHGIDFCEAQTLWNDPDLIEIPVITSDEPRFLVIGNISGKYWSGVITYRSEKIRIISVRRSRKEEVDIYEGS; encoded by the coding sequence ATGGAATTTGAATTTAATCCGATAAAAAGTAACAGCAATAAGGAAAAACATGGGATTGACTTTTGTGAAGCTCAAACCCTGTGGAATGATCCTGATCTAATTGAGATTCCGGTTATAACCAGCGATGAACCAAGATTTCTGGTAATCGGCAATATTTCAGGGAAGTACTGGTCAGGCGTTATTACTTATCGGTCTGAAAAGATAAGAATTATTTCGGTGCGGCGATCCAGAAAAGAGGAGGTTGATATA
- a CDS encoding selenium metabolism-associated LysR family transcriptional regulator produces MNNFKNITLQQLESLIALVEVGNYTKASVSLFLSQSALTKHIQNMEDAAGTKLVQRSSAGITLTPEGQVLYGYAKRAARLRDEARERVERLKNQDSGHIYIAASTTPATYILPQLLTYMLPAHPEIKVHIQMHDSEEVLQMVLNNQAEIGFIGKETANKKIESVRLCRDKLVLAVPPQHRLAGQPSVTIAELAQEAFVIREHGSATRAIFEGFLQQQGGNRLSQFSVICEMGSTEAVKEAILAGLGISILSVFAIKRELEQGLLMPVDIAACSMERHFYIIYRKNFPFRKHHRLFLEIIKKLSASLVIS; encoded by the coding sequence ATGAATAATTTCAAGAACATCACCCTCCAGCAATTGGAAAGTCTCATTGCCCTGGTTGAAGTGGGCAACTATACCAAAGCGTCGGTTAGTCTCTTTCTCTCGCAGTCTGCCCTGACCAAACATATTCAAAACATGGAAGACGCGGCAGGAACGAAGCTTGTTCAGCGGAGCAGCGCCGGAATTACCCTGACGCCGGAAGGGCAGGTTCTTTACGGCTATGCCAAGCGGGCAGCGCGACTGCGGGACGAAGCCCGAGAGCGCGTGGAACGACTGAAAAATCAGGATTCCGGTCATATCTACATCGCCGCCAGCACGACGCCGGCGACCTATATTCTTCCCCAATTGCTGACATATATGCTGCCCGCGCATCCGGAGATAAAAGTACATATCCAGATGCATGACAGCGAAGAAGTTTTACAGATGGTGCTTAACAATCAGGCCGAGATCGGTTTCATCGGGAAGGAGACAGCAAATAAAAAAATTGAATCGGTGCGACTTTGCCGGGATAAACTCGTGCTGGCCGTTCCCCCGCAGCATCGGCTTGCCGGGCAACCGTCCGTGACCATTGCCGAGCTTGCTCAGGAAGCCTTTGTCATCCGGGAGCATGGTTCCGCAACGAGGGCTATTTTTGAAGGCTTCCTCCAGCAGCAGGGCGGCAATCGCCTGTCCCAGTTTAGCGTGATTTGTGAAATGGGAAGCACCGAGGCCGTGAAGGAAGCCATCTTGGCCGGTCTCGGCATTTCGATTCTTTCTGTTTTTGCCATCAAGCGTGAGCTGGAGCAAGGTTTGCTCATGCCGGTGGACATCGCCGCCTGTTCCATGGAGAGACATTTTTATATTATCTACCGGAAAAATTTTCCTTTTAGAAAACATCACCGGCTTTTTCTGGAAATTATAAAAAAACTATCGGCGTCGCTGGTAATCTCATAA